One window of Streptomyces sp. FIT100 genomic DNA carries:
- a CDS encoding SPFH domain-containing protein gives MSDTSASPQDNGQVREFAAHSIGGGLALLLGLAGVAAGVLLIVTGATAESAGAKAGLIIGGIVLAITAVFAMCGLNMVAPGEARVVQLFGRYRGTIRTDGLRWVNPLTSRMKISTRVRNHETAVLKVNDAYGNPIELAAVVVWKVEDTAQATFEVDDFVEFVSTQTEAAVRHIAIEYPYDSHDEDGLSLRENAEEITEKLAAELHARVAAAGVRIIESRFTHLAYAPEIASAMLQRQQAGAVVAARRQIVDGAVGMVEAALARIGEQGLVELDEERKAAMVSNLMVVLCGDRAAQPVLNTGTLYQ, from the coding sequence ATGTCCGACACCAGTGCATCTCCACAGGACAACGGGCAGGTAAGGGAGTTCGCGGCGCACAGCATCGGCGGCGGCCTCGCGCTGCTGCTGGGCCTCGCCGGGGTCGCGGCCGGAGTGCTGCTGATCGTGACCGGCGCCACAGCGGAGTCGGCGGGCGCGAAGGCGGGGCTCATCATCGGCGGCATCGTGCTCGCGATCACCGCGGTCTTCGCGATGTGCGGGCTGAACATGGTGGCGCCGGGCGAGGCCCGCGTGGTCCAGCTCTTCGGGCGCTACCGGGGCACGATCCGCACCGACGGGCTGCGCTGGGTGAACCCGCTGACCTCGCGCATGAAGATCTCCACCCGGGTGCGGAACCACGAGACGGCGGTCCTGAAGGTCAACGACGCGTACGGCAACCCGATCGAGCTCGCCGCGGTCGTGGTCTGGAAGGTCGAGGACACCGCGCAGGCGACGTTCGAGGTGGACGACTTCGTGGAGTTCGTCTCCACCCAGACCGAGGCCGCCGTGCGGCACATCGCGATCGAGTACCCGTACGACTCCCACGACGAGGACGGGCTGTCGCTGCGCGAGAACGCGGAGGAGATCACCGAGAAGCTGGCGGCCGAGCTCCACGCGCGGGTGGCCGCTGCGGGCGTCCGCATCATCGAGTCCCGCTTCACCCACCTCGCCTACGCCCCGGAGATCGCCTCCGCGATGCTCCAGCGCCAGCAGGCCGGCGCCGTGGTCGCGGCGCGCCGGCAGATCGTGGACGGCGCGGTCGGCATGGTCGAGGCGGCGCTGGCCCGGATCGGGGAGCAGGGCCTCGTGGAGCTGGACGAGGAACGCAAGGCGGCGATGGTGTCGAACCTGATGGTGGTGTTGTGCGGCGACCGCGCGGCCCAGCCGGTCCTCAACACGGGCACGCTCTACCAGTGA
- a CDS encoding transglycosylase domain-containing protein, which translates to MGRAEARRARQRGARRANKAGGIRRFFTWKKLLGSFFVLCLLGMGAFVVAYLLVPVPEANAQAEMQSNVYKYEDGKILTRTGTVNREIVGLEKIPKDVQMTFVAAENKTFFQDAGVDLKGTARGLLNTVTGKGKQGGSTITQQYVKNYYLNQDQTVSRKLKELVISLKVDREKSKNEILAGYINTSYYGRGAYGIQAAAQAYYRKDAKDLTVAEGAYLAALLQAPSQYDWAVATDTGKKLVTERWTYVLNNMVGENWLDASTRAGLKFPVPKAPKAAPGMEGQTGYLVEAANAELERQGISEDRIKAGGWTITLNIDEKRQKELTRAVDDQLEAKLDRKSDKRDATVQAGAVSVDPKTGHVVALYGGVGATEHWLSNATRRDYQPASTFKPVVLATALDNGSETQDGETIGLNTIYDGTSKRPVEGSETPFDPENEDDRDYGRVTVQKATNSSINSVYAQMIVDVGPPKVKQTALDLGMKDGKGWPADRPAMSLGTMGASPWDMAGVYATLDNHGKKTTPTIVKSAEHRDDKPDIPDPIGDQVISREAADTVTQAMTGVVANGSGRNALGDYHAAGKTGTSENNRSAWFVGYTPELVTAVSLFGEKADGSGQVTLTDTVNPGRANGGGVPAQIWKQYTTGALDGGSDTKFDLELLEPVQQLPTQTPTQEPTRTEKPKGPDDKPTKTDKPDDKPTRTPDGTPTGPPPTRPGDSSGTDEGTTDGNTTDGSTTDGNTTDGSTTDGNTTDGSTTEGSTDGATGERPVKP; encoded by the coding sequence ATGGGCCGAGCGGAAGCGCGACGAGCCCGGCAGCGCGGTGCGCGCCGGGCGAACAAAGCGGGAGGCATACGGCGCTTCTTCACCTGGAAGAAGCTGCTGGGCTCGTTCTTCGTTCTGTGCCTGCTCGGCATGGGCGCGTTCGTCGTGGCGTATCTGCTCGTGCCGGTGCCCGAGGCCAACGCCCAGGCAGAGATGCAGAGCAACGTCTACAAGTACGAGGACGGCAAGATCCTCACCCGCACCGGCACGGTCAACCGGGAGATCGTCGGGCTGGAGAAGATCCCGAAGGACGTCCAGATGACGTTCGTCGCGGCCGAGAACAAGACCTTCTTCCAGGACGCCGGCGTCGACCTGAAGGGCACCGCCCGCGGTCTGCTCAACACCGTCACCGGCAAGGGCAAGCAGGGTGGTTCGACCATCACCCAGCAGTACGTCAAGAACTACTACCTGAACCAGGACCAGACGGTCAGCCGCAAGCTCAAGGAACTGGTCATCTCCCTCAAGGTGGACCGGGAGAAGAGCAAGAACGAGATCCTCGCCGGGTACATCAACACCAGCTACTACGGGCGCGGTGCCTACGGCATCCAGGCCGCCGCCCAGGCGTACTACCGCAAGGACGCCAAGGACCTGACCGTCGCGGAGGGCGCCTACCTCGCCGCGCTGCTCCAGGCCCCGAGCCAGTACGACTGGGCGGTCGCGACCGACACCGGCAAGAAGCTCGTCACCGAGCGCTGGACCTACGTCCTGAACAACATGGTCGGCGAGAACTGGCTGGACGCCTCCACCCGCGCCGGCCTCAAGTTCCCCGTCCCCAAGGCCCCGAAGGCCGCCCCCGGCATGGAGGGCCAGACGGGCTACCTCGTCGAGGCCGCCAACGCCGAACTGGAGCGCCAGGGCATCAGTGAGGACCGGATCAAGGCCGGCGGCTGGACCATCACGCTCAACATCGACGAGAAGCGGCAGAAGGAGCTGACCCGGGCCGTCGACGACCAGCTGGAGGCCAAGCTCGACCGCAAGAGCGACAAGCGCGACGCGACCGTGCAGGCCGGTGCCGTCTCCGTGGACCCGAAGACCGGTCATGTCGTCGCCCTGTACGGCGGTGTCGGCGCGACGGAACACTGGCTGTCCAACGCGACCCGCCGCGACTACCAGCCCGCTTCGACGTTCAAGCCCGTCGTGCTCGCCACCGCCCTGGACAACGGCTCGGAGACCCAGGACGGTGAGACGATCGGTCTCAACACGATCTACGACGGCACCAGCAAGCGCCCTGTCGAGGGAAGCGAGACCCCCTTCGACCCGGAGAACGAGGACGACCGGGACTACGGCCGGGTCACCGTCCAGAAGGCCACGAACAGCTCGATCAACTCGGTCTACGCCCAGATGATCGTGGACGTGGGCCCGCCCAAGGTGAAGCAGACCGCGCTCGACCTGGGGATGAAGGACGGCAAGGGCTGGCCCGCGGACCGGCCCGCGATGTCGCTCGGCACGATGGGCGCCTCGCCCTGGGACATGGCCGGTGTGTACGCCACCCTCGACAACCACGGCAAGAAGACGACGCCGACGATCGTCAAGTCCGCCGAGCACCGGGACGACAAGCCCGACATCCCCGACCCGATCGGCGACCAGGTCATCAGCCGCGAGGCCGCCGACACGGTGACCCAGGCGATGACGGGCGTCGTCGCGAACGGCTCCGGCCGCAATGCGCTCGGCGACTACCACGCGGCCGGCAAGACCGGTACGTCGGAGAACAACCGCTCGGCCTGGTTCGTGGGCTACACCCCCGAACTCGTCACCGCGGTCAGCCTCTTCGGTGAGAAGGCGGACGGTTCCGGCCAGGTCACCCTGACCGACACCGTCAACCCCGGCCGCGCCAACGGCGGCGGCGTCCCCGCGCAGATCTGGAAGCAGTACACGACCGGCGCCCTCGACGGCGGCTCCGACACGAAGTTCGACCTGGAGCTCCTCGAACCGGTGCAGCAGCTGCCGACGCAGACCCCGACGCAGGAGCCGACCAGGACCGAGAAGCCGAAGGGCCCGGACGACAAGCCGACGAAGACCGACAAGCCGGACGACAAGCCGACGCGGACGCCGGACGGCACCCCGACCGGCCCCCCGCCGACTCGCCCCGGTGACTCCTCCGGCACCGACGAGGGCACCACGGACGGCAATACGACCGACGGCAGTACGACGGACGGGAACACGACCGACGGCAGCACCACGGACGGGAACACAACCGACGGCAGCACCACGGAAGGCTCGACGGACGGCGCCACCGGCGAGCGTCCGGTGAAGCCGTAG
- a CDS encoding catalase, whose product MTESPPKAPYTTNNAGIPVESDEHSLTVGSDGPILLQDHYLIEKMAQFNRERVPERVVHAKGSGAYGFFEVTNDVGQFTKADLFQRGKRTEMLARFSTVAGEQGSPDTWRDPRGFALKFYTEHGNYDLVGNNTPVFFVRDTIKFQDFIRSQKRHPATGLRSNDMQWDFWTLSPESAHQVTWLMGDRGIPKTYRHMNGYGSHTYMWINGAGERFWVKYHFKTDQGIDFLTQAEADELAGSDADKHRRDLYEAIESGNAPSWTLKVQIMPFEDAADYRFNPFDLTKVWPHGDYPLIDVGRMVLDRNPEDYFIHIEQAAFEPSNMVPGVGPSPDKMLLGRLFSYPDTHRYRIGPNYTQLPPNRPHAAVNSYAKDGPMRYTPSNASMPYAPNSYGGPAADFGRFGDPAGWAAAGEMVREAYELHSEDDDWGQPGTMVRKVLDDAARDRLVSNVSGHLKQGVSRPVLDRAVQYWRNIDKEIGDRISKEVNGG is encoded by the coding sequence GTGACCGAGTCACCCCCGAAGGCCCCGTACACGACGAACAACGCCGGGATCCCCGTGGAGAGCGACGAGCACTCGCTCACCGTGGGGTCGGACGGCCCGATCCTGCTCCAGGACCACTACCTGATCGAGAAGATGGCCCAGTTCAACCGGGAACGGGTCCCCGAGCGGGTGGTGCACGCGAAGGGTTCGGGTGCATACGGCTTCTTCGAAGTCACCAACGACGTCGGCCAGTTCACCAAGGCCGACCTCTTCCAGCGGGGCAAACGCACCGAGATGCTGGCCCGCTTCTCGACGGTCGCGGGTGAGCAGGGCTCCCCGGACACCTGGCGGGACCCCCGCGGATTCGCGCTCAAGTTCTACACCGAGCACGGCAACTACGATCTGGTGGGCAACAACACGCCGGTCTTCTTCGTCCGGGACACGATCAAGTTCCAGGACTTCATCCGGTCGCAGAAGCGCCACCCGGCCACCGGGCTGCGCAGCAACGACATGCAGTGGGACTTCTGGACTCTGTCCCCCGAGTCCGCACACCAGGTCACCTGGCTGATGGGCGACCGGGGCATCCCGAAGACGTACCGGCACATGAACGGCTACGGCTCGCACACGTACATGTGGATCAACGGCGCGGGCGAGCGGTTCTGGGTGAAGTACCACTTCAAGACCGACCAGGGCATCGACTTCCTCACCCAGGCCGAGGCCGACGAGCTGGCCGGTTCCGACGCGGACAAGCACCGGCGTGACCTGTACGAAGCGATCGAGTCCGGGAACGCACCGTCGTGGACCCTGAAGGTCCAGATCATGCCGTTCGAGGACGCGGCGGACTACCGGTTCAACCCGTTCGACCTGACCAAGGTGTGGCCGCACGGCGACTACCCGCTGATCGACGTCGGACGGATGGTGCTGGACCGGAATCCGGAGGACTACTTCATCCATATCGAGCAGGCCGCCTTCGAGCCGTCGAACATGGTGCCGGGCGTCGGCCCGTCACCGGACAAGATGCTGCTCGGCCGCCTCTTCTCGTACCCGGACACCCACCGCTACCGGATCGGGCCCAACTACACGCAGCTGCCGCCCAACCGGCCGCACGCGGCGGTGAACTCGTACGCCAAGGACGGCCCCATGCGGTACACGCCGTCGAACGCGTCGATGCCGTACGCACCGAACTCCTACGGCGGTCCGGCCGCCGACTTCGGGCGCTTCGGCGATCCCGCGGGCTGGGCCGCGGCCGGCGAGATGGTCCGCGAGGCGTACGAGCTGCACAGCGAGGACGACGACTGGGGCCAGCCGGGCACGATGGTCCGCAAGGTCCTGGACGACGCGGCCCGCGACCGGCTGGTGTCCAACGTCAGCGGTCACCTCAAGCAGGGAGTCAGCAGGCCGGTGCTGGACCGCGCGGTGCAGTACTGGCGCAACATCGACAAGGAGATCGGCGACCGGATCTCCAAGGAGGTCAACGGAGGCTGA
- a CDS encoding SpoIIE family protein phosphatase, translating into MTEHPTSHEGRQPLAARPQERTRPRQEAAAHAPKSAAGGVPAQPPAPPVPPAPPVPAAPASPPVAAAAGAAPAGAPQDPSGVARREGDRLRFVGAATRRIARGIDLDEIVLGLCRATVPTFSDAILVYLRDPLPVGDERPVAPFVLRLRRTDRLRLTDEDTDGALLTSAQMPVLSAQVDMPAAELCEVQAGSALAEVLRGVRPVFGDSAAARAALPELLGDGKTVPTGHRAILAPLRGRRRVIGAAIFLRRPDRPAFEPNDLLVAAQLATHTALGIDKAVLYGREAYIADELQRTMLPEGLPQPTGVRLASRYLPAAETARVGGDWYDAIPLPGSRVALVVGDVMGHSMTSAAIMGQLRTTAQTLAGLDLPPQEVLHHLDEQAQRLGTDRMATCMYAVYDPVSHRITIANAGHPPPILLHLGGRAEVLRVPPGAPIGVGGVDFEAVELDAPAGATLLLYTDGLVESRLRDVWTGIEQLRERLAATAQLTGPDHSPPLEALCDDVLDMLGPGDRDDDIALLAARFDGIAPSDVAYWFLEPEEQAPGRARRLARRALARWDLEELSDSVELLISEVVTNAVRYAERPVTLRLLRTDVLRCEVGDDSPQLPRQRRARDTDEGGRGLFLVNRLARRWGATRLSTGKVVWFELPTHT; encoded by the coding sequence GTGACGGAGCATCCCACCTCCCACGAAGGCCGGCAGCCGCTCGCTGCCCGGCCGCAGGAGCGCACCCGGCCACGGCAGGAGGCGGCTGCGCACGCCCCCAAGTCGGCGGCGGGCGGCGTGCCTGCCCAGCCGCCCGCACCGCCCGTGCCCCCGGCACCGCCCGTGCCCGCCGCGCCGGCCTCGCCGCCGGTCGCGGCGGCAGCGGGTGCGGCGCCCGCGGGTGCGCCGCAGGACCCCTCGGGGGTCGCACGCCGCGAGGGCGACCGGCTCCGCTTCGTGGGGGCCGCGACCAGACGTATCGCGCGCGGGATCGACCTGGACGAGATCGTGCTCGGGCTGTGCCGGGCCACCGTGCCGACGTTCTCGGACGCGATCCTCGTCTATCTGCGCGATCCGCTCCCGGTCGGCGACGAGCGGCCGGTCGCGCCGTTCGTGCTGCGGCTGCGCCGCACGGACCGGCTGCGTTTAACCGACGAGGACACCGACGGCGCGCTGCTGACCTCCGCGCAGATGCCGGTGCTCAGCGCGCAGGTCGACATGCCGGCCGCGGAGCTGTGCGAGGTGCAGGCGGGCAGCGCGCTCGCCGAGGTGCTGCGCGGGGTGCGGCCGGTCTTCGGCGACTCGGCCGCCGCCCGGGCCGCCCTGCCTGAGCTGCTCGGCGACGGCAAGACCGTACCGACCGGGCACCGGGCGATCCTCGCCCCGCTGCGGGGCCGCCGGCGTGTCATCGGTGCCGCGATCTTCCTGCGCCGCCCGGACCGGCCGGCCTTCGAGCCGAACGATCTGCTGGTGGCCGCCCAGCTGGCGACCCATACGGCGCTCGGTATCGACAAGGCGGTGCTGTACGGCCGCGAGGCGTACATCGCGGACGAGCTCCAGCGCACGATGCTCCCCGAGGGCCTGCCGCAGCCGACCGGTGTGCGGCTCGCCTCGCGCTATCTCCCGGCCGCGGAGACCGCCCGCGTCGGCGGCGACTGGTACGACGCGATCCCGCTGCCCGGCAGCCGGGTCGCGCTGGTCGTCGGCGACGTCATGGGCCACTCGATGACCTCGGCCGCGATCATGGGCCAGCTGCGGACGACCGCGCAGACCCTCGCGGGTCTGGACCTGCCGCCGCAGGAGGTGCTGCACCACCTGGACGAGCAGGCGCAGCGGCTGGGCACGGACCGCATGGCGACCTGCATGTACGCCGTGTACGACCCGGTCTCGCACCGGATCACGATCGCCAACGCCGGCCATCCCCCACCGATACTCCTGCATCTCGGCGGCCGCGCCGAGGTGCTGCGGGTGCCGCCGGGCGCGCCGATCGGCGTCGGCGGCGTCGACTTCGAGGCCGTCGAGCTGGACGCGCCCGCCGGGGCGACGCTGCTCCTCTACACCGACGGTCTGGTCGAGTCCCGGCTGCGGGACGTGTGGACCGGGATCGAGCAGCTGCGGGAGCGGCTCGCCGCGACCGCGCAGCTCACCGGTCCCGACCATTCGCCGCCGCTGGAGGCGCTCTGCGACGACGTCCTGGACATGCTCGGTCCGGGCGACCGGGACGACGACATCGCCCTGCTCGCGGCCCGTTTCGACGGGATCGCGCCGAGTGATGTCGCGTACTGGTTCCTGGAGCCGGAGGAGCAGGCCCCGGGCCGGGCCCGCCGGCTCGCCCGCCGGGCGCTGGCCCGCTGGGACCTGGAGGAGCTGTCCGATTCGGTGGAGCTGCTGATCAGCGAGGTGGTCACCAACGCCGTGCGGTACGCGGAGCGGCCGGTGACGCTGCGGCTGCTGCGCACCGACGTGCTGCGCTGCGAGGTCGGCGACGACTCTCCGCAACTGCCGCGGCAGCGCCGGGCGCGCGACACCGACGAGGGCGGACGCGGCCTGTTCCTGGTGAACCGGCTGGCCAGACGGTGGGGCGCGACCCGGCTGTCGACCGGCAAGGTGGTCTGGTTCGAGCTGCCCACCCACACGTAA
- a CDS encoding DUF402 domain-containing protein, translating to MTGSAAVPQSRRWAPGDHILWRYRGNASGDVHICRPVTVVEDSAELLAVWMAPGTECVKPVLADGTPVQQEPLATRYTAPRTTVRARWFGTGVLKLARPAEPWSVWLFWEPGWRFKNWYVNLEEPRARWSGGVDSQDHFLDIAVGPDRNWRWLDEDEFAEAQRAGLMDAGQARRVREAGESAVRVIRAWGAPFSDGWEDWRPDPRWPVPELPADWDRTPVRTSA from the coding sequence ATGACAGGATCGGCGGCTGTCCCGCAATCACGGCGCTGGGCGCCGGGGGATCACATCCTCTGGCGCTACCGCGGCAACGCCTCGGGCGATGTGCACATCTGCCGGCCCGTGACCGTCGTCGAGGACAGTGCCGAACTTCTGGCCGTCTGGATGGCGCCGGGCACCGAGTGCGTGAAGCCGGTGCTGGCCGACGGCACGCCGGTGCAGCAGGAGCCGCTCGCCACGCGCTACACCGCGCCGCGGACCACCGTGCGCGCACGCTGGTTCGGCACGGGCGTGCTGAAGCTGGCCAGGCCCGCCGAGCCGTGGTCGGTGTGGCTGTTCTGGGAGCCGGGCTGGCGGTTCAAGAACTGGTACGTGAACCTTGAGGAGCCGCGCGCCCGCTGGTCCGGCGGGGTCGATTCGCAGGACCACTTCCTCGACATCGCGGTGGGCCCGGACCGCAACTGGCGGTGGCTGGACGAGGACGAGTTCGCCGAGGCGCAGCGCGCCGGGCTGATGGACGCGGGGCAGGCGCGTCGGGTGCGGGAGGCCGGGGAGTCGGCCGTGCGGGTGATCCGTGCCTGGGGGGCGCCGTTCTCGGACGGCTGGGAGGACTGGCGGCCCGATCCGCGCTGGCCGGTCCCTGAGCTGCCCGCCGACTGGGACCGCACCCCGGTGCGCACCTCCGCATGA
- a CDS encoding aspartate ammonia-lyase — MSDTHDNAGDQRDYRVEHDSMGEVRVPAHAKWRAQTQRAVENFPISGTRLERAHIEALARIKAAAAKVNAELGVLDEDVATAIQEAAAEVADGRWDEHFPVDVFQTGSGTSSNMNANEVLATLASERLGRPVHPNDHVNASQSSNDVFPSSIHIAATAAVTRDLIPSLEHLAAALQRKEAEFAGVVKSGRTHLMDATPVTLGQEFGGYAAQVRYGIERVRASLPRLAELPLGGTAVGTGINTPPGFSAAVIAEVAGTTGLPLTEARDHFEAQGARDGLVETSGQLRTIAVSLTKIANDLRWMASGPRTGLAEISLPDLQPGSSIMPGKVNPVVPEAVLMVAAQVTGNDTTVAVAGAAGNFELNVMLPVMARNLLESVRLLAAASRLLADRTVDGITADAERAREYAESSPSVVTPLNKYIGYEEAAKVAKKSLAERRTIREVVLESGYVERGDLTLEQLDEALDVLRMTRP; from the coding sequence ATGTCCGATACGCACGACAACGCGGGCGACCAGCGGGATTACCGGGTCGAGCACGACTCCATGGGCGAGGTGAGGGTGCCGGCACACGCCAAATGGCGCGCCCAGACCCAGCGGGCCGTGGAGAACTTCCCCATCTCGGGCACACGGCTGGAACGCGCCCATATCGAGGCCCTCGCCCGGATCAAGGCGGCCGCCGCCAAGGTCAACGCGGAGCTGGGGGTGCTCGACGAGGACGTCGCGACGGCGATCCAGGAGGCGGCGGCCGAGGTCGCCGACGGCCGCTGGGACGAGCACTTCCCGGTCGACGTCTTCCAGACCGGCTCCGGCACGTCCTCCAACATGAACGCGAACGAGGTCCTGGCGACGCTGGCGAGCGAGCGGCTCGGCCGCCCCGTCCACCCCAACGACCACGTCAACGCCTCGCAGTCGTCCAACGACGTCTTCCCCTCGTCGATCCACATCGCCGCGACCGCCGCCGTGACCAGGGACCTGATCCCGTCCCTTGAGCATCTGGCCGCCGCGCTGCAGCGCAAGGAGGCCGAGTTCGCGGGCGTCGTCAAGTCGGGGCGTACGCACCTGATGGACGCGACGCCCGTCACCCTGGGCCAGGAGTTCGGGGGGTACGCCGCGCAGGTCCGGTACGGGATCGAGCGGGTCCGGGCGTCCCTGCCCCGGCTGGCCGAACTGCCCCTCGGCGGCACCGCCGTCGGCACCGGCATCAACACCCCGCCCGGCTTCTCCGCCGCCGTCATCGCCGAGGTCGCGGGGACCACGGGGCTGCCGCTCACCGAGGCGCGCGACCACTTCGAGGCGCAGGGCGCGCGTGACGGCCTCGTGGAGACGTCGGGCCAGCTCCGCACGATCGCGGTCTCCCTCACCAAGATCGCGAACGATCTGCGCTGGATGGCGAGCGGTCCGCGCACCGGCCTCGCCGAGATCAGCCTGCCCGACCTCCAGCCCGGCTCCTCGATCATGCCCGGGAAGGTCAACCCGGTCGTCCCCGAGGCGGTGCTGATGGTGGCGGCGCAGGTGACCGGCAACGACACGACGGTCGCCGTGGCCGGAGCCGCCGGCAACTTCGAGCTGAACGTGATGCTGCCCGTCATGGCCCGGAACCTGCTGGAGTCCGTACGCCTGCTCGCGGCCGCGTCCCGGCTGCTCGCGGACCGCACGGTCGACGGCATCACCGCCGACGCGGAACGGGCCCGCGAGTACGCCGAGTCCTCACCGTCGGTCGTCACCCCGCTGAACAAGTACATCGGGTACGAGGAGGCGGCCAAGGTCGCCAAGAAGTCGCTCGCGGAGCGCAGGACGATCCGCGAGGTGGTGCTGGAGTCGGGCTATGTGGAGCGCGGGGACCTGACCCTGGAGCAGCTCGACGAAGCGCTGGACGTGCTGCGTATGACCCGTCCGTGA
- a CDS encoding ricin-type beta-trefoil lectin domain protein, whose translation MRRTGRRLRRTVAAAAALAATLGTMAATTPERAQDTARSAASVSSVPLPPELERIRAAEATALYGDPAERPFDQRRTGLISLGDSEISGEGVGTYEPGTDGPDNWCHRSPDAAIHRTGIGADVTYNVSCSGAYSGNIRIGGSKQYADELVQSDSLAIKARNTRIEMVLLVAGANDDLQFGPVMTDCVTRWFLIQGPCAPVYAGGWQARVDALVPKVEQTVRDLRTVMRGAGYADGDYRLVVMGYPSPIGPDFPDNPGFPGKLICGGTGYDSDTVWGRNTAVPAFERGMRRVARSTGAVYLDNSRLFHGHEVCMEDAWARGLWIELSNPFPPDSNSVRQSFHPNARGHAAFASCLTQLHDSGLSEASCADPASTGKPVLYPFAWDDAYKPLRNESTGNCVDVDSAVTRNGTAVLGWDCHGGRNQGWWYDPERRSVHTELTQDRCLDVPRGDYRAGAALVVWNCHGAANQQFVRQSGTLRPASATGLCLTQAAARQPLRLQACDGSASQRFA comes from the coding sequence ATGAGGCGCACTGGACGAAGACTCCGCCGCACGGTCGCGGCAGCCGCGGCCCTGGCGGCGACTCTCGGCACCATGGCAGCCACCACCCCCGAGCGGGCGCAGGACACGGCACGCTCGGCCGCATCCGTATCGTCGGTACCCCTTCCGCCGGAGCTGGAGCGGATCCGCGCCGCCGAGGCGACGGCCCTCTACGGCGACCCCGCCGAGCGGCCGTTCGACCAGCGCAGGACCGGCCTGATCTCGCTCGGCGACAGCGAGATCTCCGGCGAGGGCGTGGGCACGTACGAACCCGGGACGGACGGCCCGGACAACTGGTGCCACCGCTCGCCCGACGCCGCCATCCACCGCACCGGCATCGGCGCCGACGTGACGTACAACGTCTCCTGCTCGGGCGCGTACAGCGGAAACATCCGCATCGGCGGCTCCAAGCAGTACGCCGACGAACTGGTCCAGAGCGACAGCCTCGCCATCAAGGCCCGCAACACCAGGATCGAGATGGTGCTCCTGGTGGCCGGGGCCAACGACGACCTCCAGTTCGGCCCCGTGATGACCGACTGCGTCACCCGCTGGTTCCTGATCCAGGGCCCGTGCGCGCCGGTCTACGCGGGCGGCTGGCAGGCCCGTGTCGACGCGCTCGTGCCCAAGGTCGAGCAGACCGTGCGCGACCTGCGGACGGTCATGCGCGGCGCCGGATACGCCGACGGCGACTACAGGCTCGTCGTGATGGGCTACCCGAGCCCCATCGGCCCGGACTTCCCCGACAACCCCGGTTTCCCGGGCAAGCTGATCTGCGGCGGCACGGGCTACGACTCGGACACCGTCTGGGGCCGCAACACCGCCGTCCCCGCCTTCGAGCGCGGCATGCGGCGCGTCGCCAGGTCGACGGGCGCGGTCTACCTCGACAACTCGCGGCTCTTCCACGGCCACGAGGTGTGCATGGAGGACGCCTGGGCGCGCGGGCTGTGGATCGAGCTCTCCAACCCCTTCCCGCCCGACTCCAACTCCGTCCGCCAGTCCTTCCACCCGAACGCGCGGGGCCACGCCGCCTTCGCCTCCTGCCTCACCCAGCTCCACGACTCCGGGCTGAGCGAGGCGAGTTGCGCCGATCCCGCGTCCACGGGCAAGCCCGTGCTGTACCCCTTCGCCTGGGACGACGCGTACAAGCCGCTGAGGAACGAGTCGACGGGCAACTGCGTCGACGTCGACTCGGCCGTCACCCGCAACGGGACCGCGGTGCTGGGCTGGGACTGCCACGGCGGCCGCAACCAGGGCTGGTGGTACGACCCCGAGCGCCGCTCCGTGCACACCGAACTCACCCAGGACCGCTGCCTCGACGTCCCCCGCGGCGACTACCGCGCCGGCGCGGCGCTCGTCGTGTGGAACTGCCACGGCGCGGCCAACCAGCAGTTCGTCCGGCAGTCCGGCACGCTGCGCCCGGCGTCCGCGACGGGTCTGTGCCTGACCCAGGCCGCGGCGAGGCAGCCCCTGCGGCTCCAGGCGTGCGACGGCTCTGCGAGCCAGCGCTTCGCGTAG